A genomic stretch from Hymenobacter psoromatis includes:
- a CDS encoding toxin YoeB has protein sequence MAATVNISWTTYAWEDYLYWQQNDEAILAKVNELLKECVRTPFTGRGKPEPLKGDRKGFWSRRITQEHRFVYRLSGDTIFIAQCRFHYDDK, from the coding sequence ATGGCCGCAACAGTAAACATCTCCTGGACCACCTACGCTTGGGAGGACTACCTGTACTGGCAGCAAAACGACGAAGCCATTCTGGCGAAAGTCAACGAATTACTGAAAGAATGCGTGCGTACGCCCTTCACCGGGCGCGGCAAGCCCGAACCGTTGAAAGGTGACCGCAAAGGCTTCTGGTCGCGCCGCATCACGCAGGAACATCGGTTCGTGTATCGGCTAAGCGGCGATACCATTTTCATCGCTCAATGCCGCTTCCACTACGACGATAAGTAA
- a CDS encoding DNA-binding protein — MSAGYLLDTNICVHFLRGEHQLQAKFASLGLAQCFVSEITVAELLFGAANSASVWQARQRQQVAEFQALFAEQVLPISPALAIFAEQKAALRRTGRPIDDFDILIGSTALAHGLTLVTRNIRHFTNFSNLVLENWIDQP, encoded by the coding sequence ATGAGCGCTGGCTATTTGCTCGATACCAACATCTGCGTACACTTTCTGCGCGGCGAGCACCAACTCCAAGCCAAATTTGCCTCACTCGGTTTAGCGCAGTGTTTCGTATCTGAAATAACCGTGGCTGAGTTGCTATTTGGGGCAGCTAATAGTGCGTCCGTTTGGCAGGCTCGCCAGCGGCAGCAAGTAGCAGAGTTTCAGGCACTGTTTGCCGAGCAAGTACTACCTATCAGCCCGGCACTTGCCATATTCGCCGAGCAAAAAGCCGCCTTGCGGCGCACCGGGCGGCCGATAGATGATTTTGATATTCTGATTGGGAGCACGGCGTTGGCGCATGGCCTTACCCTCGTCACGCGCAACATCCGGCACTTCACCAATTTTTCTAATCTGGTGCTGGAGAACTGGATAGACCAACCGTAG
- a CDS encoding NmrA family protein, whose translation MENTPIPTPATSPATIVVAGATGDLGFRIAQELRRRGATVRALVRPGNTKPAVALLREQGVGILEVDFNDVAALTYACAGAACVVSALSGLRSVIVDAQTHLLDAAVAAGLPRFIPSDFSIDFTKLPEGSNRNLDLRREFGRRLDQAPIRATSILNGMFMDLLTGQAPVVLFKIRRVLYWGSADQPLDFTTTANTAAFTAAAALDTTTPRYLRVAGEVATVRDLQAAASAATRQRFGRLRAGGLWLLRLMIRVTRRLVPAPNDVFPPWQGMQYLHNMFTGLPKFTSLDNDRYPEIKWTPVREVLATRN comes from the coding sequence TTGGAAAATACGCCCATCCCTACCCCCGCCACTTCGCCCGCTACTATCGTGGTAGCCGGCGCCACCGGCGACCTGGGTTTCCGCATCGCTCAGGAGCTGCGCCGGCGGGGTGCCACCGTGCGCGCCCTCGTTCGCCCCGGCAATACCAAGCCCGCCGTCGCTTTGCTGCGCGAGCAGGGGGTAGGGATTTTGGAAGTCGATTTCAACGACGTGGCCGCGCTCACCTACGCCTGCGCGGGCGCAGCCTGCGTGGTATCGGCCCTTTCCGGCCTGCGCAGCGTGATAGTGGATGCCCAAACCCACCTGCTCGATGCGGCTGTGGCGGCCGGCTTGCCGCGCTTCATCCCCTCCGATTTTTCCATCGACTTCACCAAGCTGCCCGAGGGTAGCAACCGCAACCTCGACCTGCGCCGTGAGTTCGGCCGCCGCCTCGACCAGGCACCCATCCGGGCCACGTCCATCCTCAACGGCATGTTCATGGACCTGCTCACCGGGCAGGCCCCGGTGGTCCTCTTCAAAATCCGGCGCGTGCTCTACTGGGGCTCGGCCGACCAGCCGCTCGACTTCACCACCACCGCCAACACGGCCGCCTTCACCGCCGCCGCCGCCCTCGATACTACTACCCCCCGCTACCTGCGCGTAGCCGGCGAAGTAGCCACCGTGCGCGACCTGCAAGCCGCCGCCAGCGCCGCCACCCGCCAGCGCTTCGGCCGCCTGCGCGCCGGCGGCCTGTGGCTGCTGCGCCTGATGATTCGGGTGACGCGCCGCCTCGTGCCGGCTCCCAACGACGTTTTTCCGCCCTGGCAGGGTATGCAGTACCTGCACAATATGTTCACCGGCTTGCCCAAATTCACTTCGCTGGATAACGACCGGTATCCTGAAATCAAGTGGACACCAGTGCGCGAGGTGCTGGCAACGCGTAACTAG